The Clostridia bacterium sequence CTTGAAAAAGACTTTGAAGGGACTTTAGAACAAGTTTCAAAAATAGGTCTTAAGTATGTTGAGATCGCTGGATATTACGGCAAAAGCGCTCAAGAGTTAAAAGATGTATTAAGCGCGAATAACTTAAAATGCGTTTCAGCTCATATTTCTTTTGATGAATTGGTCTCTAATACGCAAAAACATGCTGATATGCTCAGCGTGCTGGGTGCCGAGTATGTAGCAATACCTATTGTCTCTGAAGATTATCTTGCAGGCGGACATAAGTATGGTTTGTTTTTGGATATGCTGCAAAAGATGTCAGAGGTTTTCAATCAAAACGGCATAAAGCTGTTGTACCATAACCACGATTTTGAGTTTAACAAGTACGAAAATAGATATAAGCTGGATCTTTTGTTTGAAGCGCTGTCTGTTAATACACTTCAGTTTGAGCCTGATACTTGCTGGATAAGATATGCTGGAGTTGATCCTTTTAGGTATCTGCAGAAATTTGAAAAAAGATGTCCGGTAGTGCATTTAAAGGATTTTGCATCTGATAGTGCGAGGCAATCAATAAAAGGCATTGAAAATGGGCGATATATACAGAATAAACAAGCGGATAATTTTATGTTCAAGCCCTTGGGGCAAGGGCTAATGGATATAAAAGGCATAATCAATACCGCCGATATATTAGGCACTAAATATTTTATTATCGAGCAAGACCTTTCACCCGAAAGGCCTGCAATCCAATGTGTTAAACAGAGTTTTGAATATTTGAAAAATATATAGCGAGGAAATTTTAGATGAGAAAATTAAAGTTTGGAATTATAGGTTGCGGTGGAATAGCAGGAGCTAAACATTTGCCTGGTCTTAAACAACAGGATAATGTGGAAATAACAGCATACTGCGATATTATTCCAGAAAGAGCTACAGAACTTAACAAAAAGTTTTCAGACGGAAAAGCCAAAGAGTTTGCAGATTACAAAGAGCTGTTAAAAGAAGATTTGGATGCTGTTTGCATTTGCACACCCAATAACCTGCATTGTCAGATGACAGTAGATGCGCTTATGAGCGGCAAACATGTAATGTGTGAAAAGCCTATGGCTATAAGCTATGAAGAAAGCAAAAAAATGCTTGAAGCCAAAGAAAAAAGCGGCAAGCTGCTAA is a genomic window containing:
- a CDS encoding sugar phosphate isomerase/epimerase: MPFEIGLQLFTLRDELEKDFEGTLEQVSKIGLKYVEIAGYYGKSAQELKDVLSANNLKCVSAHISFDELVSNTQKHADMLSVLGAEYVAIPIVSEDYLAGGHKYGLFLDMLQKMSEVFNQNGIKLLYHNHDFEFNKYENRYKLDLLFEALSVNTLQFEPDTCWIRYAGVDPFRYLQKFEKRCPVVHLKDFASDSARQSIKGIENGRYIQNKQADNFMFKPLGQGLMDIKGIINTADILGTKYFIIEQDLSPERPAIQCVKQSFEYLKNI